The following are from one region of the Myotis daubentonii chromosome 2, mMyoDau2.1, whole genome shotgun sequence genome:
- the AMHR2 gene encoding LOW QUALITY PROTEIN: anti-Muellerian hormone type-2 receptor (The sequence of the model RefSeq protein was modified relative to this genomic sequence to represent the inferred CDS: deleted 1 base in 1 codon): MLGTLGLWALLPKAVQAPPSRRTCVFFEAPGVRGSTKTLGKLLDAGPGPPRVIRCLYSHCCFGIWNLTQDQAQVEMQGCRDSDEPGCESPRCDPSPRAQPSPSSTLFTCSCGTDFCNANYSHLPPLGSPGTPGSQGPQAISGESIWMALVLLALCLLLLLLGSIILALLQRKACRVRGGPAPEPEPEPDTSRDWSAELPELPELPELCFSQVIREGGHAVVWAGQLQGELVAIKTFPLRAMAQFRAERALYELPGLQHDHIVRFITASRGGPGPLLCGPLLVLELHPKGSLCHYLTQHTSDWGRSLRMALSLAQGLAFLHEERWQDGQYKPGIAHRDLSSQNVLIREDGSCAIGDLGLALVLPGLTPPPTWVPTQPQGPAAIMEAGTQRYMAPELLDKTLDLQDWGTALRRADVYSLALLLWEILSRCPDLWPADHHPSNWPMRQNWAAPPPPVSYGPWQWRREGALTSHPLGAALHSKKPLAGGLGTWRVWAQASRACLPGPVPLLLPSLLLHHSCAMFS, from the exons ATGCTGGGTACTCTGGGGCTTTGGGCACTGCTTCCCAAAGCTGTGCAAG CACCCCCAAGCAGGCGGACCTGTGTGTTCTTTGAGGCCCCTGGAGTGCGGGGAAGCACAAAGACACTGGGGAAGCTGCTAGATGCAGGACCAGGGCCCCCCAGGGTTATCCGCTGCCTCTACAGCCACTGCTGCTTTGGGATCTGGAACCTGACCCAAGACCAGGCACAGGTGGAGATGCAAG GATGCCGAGACAGTGATGAGCCAGGCTGTGAGTCCCCGCGATGTGACCCAAGCCCCCGAGCTcagcccagtcccagctccaCTCTCTTCACCTGCTCCTGTGGCACTGACTTCTGCAATGCCAATTACAGCCACCTGCCTCCTCTGGGGAGCCCTGGGACTCCTGGTTCCCAGGGTCCCCAGGCCATCTCAG GCGAGTCCATCTGGATGGCGCTGGTGCTGCTGGCGCTgtgtctcctgctgctgctgctgggcagcATCATCTTGG CCCTGCTACAGAGAAAGGCCTGCAGAGTGAGAGGTGGGCCAgcgccagagccagagccagagccagacaCAAGCAGGGACTGGAGTGCGGAGCTGCCTGAGCTGCCTGAGCTGCCTGAGCTGTGCTTCTCCCAG GTAATCCGGGAAGGAGGTCACGCAGTGGTGTGGGCTGGGCAGCTGCAAGGCGAGCTGGTAGCCATCAAGACCTTCCCCTTGAGGGCTATGGCCCAGTTCCGAGCTGAGAGAGCATTGTATGAGCTGCCAGGCCTGCAGCACGACCACATTGTCCGCTTTATCactgccagcaggggaggacctgggcccctgctctgtggGCCCCTGCTGGTATTGGAACTGCACCCCAAG GGTTCCCTGTGCCACTACTTGACCCAGCACACCAGTGACTGGGGACGTTCCCTGCGGATGGCACTGTCCCTGGCACAGGGCTTGGCATTTCTCCATGAGGAGCGCTGGCAGGATG GCCAATATAAACCAGGTATTGCCCACCGAGATCTGAGCAGCCAGAATGTGCTCATTAGGGAGGATGGGTCATGTGCCATTGGAGACCTGGGCCTCGCCTTGGTGCTACCTGGCCTCACTCCGCCCCCCACCTGGGTCCCTACTCAACCCCAAGGCCCAGCTGCCATCATGGAG GCTGGTACCCAGAGGTACATGGCCCCGGAGCTCCTGGACAAGACTCTGGACCTACAGGACTGGGGCACGGCCCTCCGGCGTGCCGATGTTTATTCTCTGGCTCTGCTCCTGTGGGAGATCCTGAGCCGCTGCCCGGATCTGTGGCCTG CAGACCACCACCCTTCCAACTGGCCTATGAGGCAGAACTGGGCAGCA CCCCCACCACCTGTGAGCTATGGACCTTGGCAGTGGCGGAGAGAAGGCGCCCTTACATCCCACCCACTTGGTGCTGCTTTGCACAGTAAGAAGCCACTGGCTGGTGGGCTCGGGACCTGGAGAGTCTGGGCACAGGCTTCAAGGGCTTGTCTGCCAGGACCAGTCCCTCTACTCCTTCCATCCCTTCTTCTCCACCACTCCTGCGCCATGTTCAGCTGA
- the PRR13 gene encoding proline-rich protein 13 isoform X3: MWNPSAGQPGPNPYPPNVGYPGGSNPAHPPSVNPAFPPGPFPTPLGPFPTPPGAPQGNPAFPPVGPPYPVPPPAYPGYQPSGPYPPPYPPPAPGMPPINPLAPGMVAPGMVTDKKIRKKMKKAQKKSQAHHKHGKHSSSSSSSSDSD, translated from the exons ATGTGGAATCCCAGTGCCG GGCAGCCAGGGCCAAATCCATATCCCCCTAATGTCGGGTACCCTGGAGGTTCCAATCCTGCCCATCCACCGTCTGTCAATCCTGCCTTTCCTCCGGGCCCGTTTCCTACTCCCCTTGGCCCCTTTCCCACTCCCCCAGGAGCTCCCCAGGGGAATCCAGCTTTCCCCCCAGTGGGGCCCCCTTATCCTGTGCCACCACCAGCATATCCAGGATACCAACCATCAGGCCCCTATCCCCCTCCATATCCACCACCTGCCCCTGGCATGCCTCCTATTAATCCCTTGGCTCCTGGCATGGTAGCACCAGGAATGGTGACGGACAAGAAGATTcggaagaaaatgaagaaagctCAAAAAAAGTCGCAGGCGCACCATAAGCATGGCAAG cactcctcctcctcctcttccagcagTGACTCTGACTGA